A window of the Capricornis sumatraensis isolate serow.1 chromosome 9, serow.2, whole genome shotgun sequence genome harbors these coding sequences:
- the SCAMP4 gene encoding secretory carrier-associated membrane protein 4 has protein sequence MSGKENNFPPLPKFIPLKPCFYQNFSDEIPIEHQVLVKRIYRLWLFYCATLGINLIACLAWWIAGGSGANFGLALLWLLLFSPCSYVCWFRPAYKAFRSDSSFNFMAFFFIFGAQFILTVIQAVGFSGWGACGWLAAIGFFQTSVGAAVVMLLPAIMFSMSAAMMAIMIMKVHSIYRGAGGSFQKAQTEWSTGTWRNPPSREAQFNNFSGNSLPEYPTVPSYPASGGQWP, from the exons ATGTCAG GAAAGGAGAACAACTTCCCCCCGTTGCCCAAGTTCATCCCCCTGAAGCCCTGCTTCTACCAGAACTTCTCTGACGAAATCCCTATTGAGCACCAGGTCCTGGTGAAGAGGATCTACCGCCTGTGGCTGT TTTACTGTGCCACCCTGGGCATCAACCTCATTGCCTGCCTGGCCTGGTGGATCGCGGGTGGCTCAGGCGCTAACTTTGGCCTGGCCCTGCTCTGGCTGCTCCTCTTCTCGCCCTGCAGCTACGTGTGCTGGTTCCGGCCCGCCTACAAGGCTTTCCG ATCCGACAGCTCCTTCAACTTCATGGCGTTTTTCTTCATCTTCGGAGCCCAGTTCATCTTGACTGTCATCCAGGCCGTCGGGTTCTCGGGATGGGGTGCGTG TGGTTGGCTGGCAGCCATtggcttcttccagaccagcgtcgGGGCCGCTGTGGTCATGCTGCTCCCGGCCATCATGTTCTCCATGTCGGCTGCCATGATGGCCATCATGATCATGAAG GTGCACAGCATCTACCGAGGGGCTGGTGGGAGCTTCCAGAAGGCGCAGACGGAGTGGAGCACGGGCACCTGGAGGAACCCACCGTCCAGGGAGGCCCAGTTCAACAACTTCTCAGGGAACAGCCTGCCCGAGTACCCTACCGTGCCCAGTTACCCGGCCAGTGGTGGCCAGTGGCCTTAG